A stretch of the Aegilops tauschii subsp. strangulata cultivar AL8/78 chromosome 4, Aet v6.0, whole genome shotgun sequence genome encodes the following:
- the LOC109743090 gene encoding uncharacterized protein: MAAIEDDSCRRAGSIPFKWEVCPGTPKHTRSASAAAAVAASPAKVAPKLTLTPPPSMASSPSPYYHHSAASSPRVTSARSASVSPSRRRPYAYAGGHRRAPPTAFIDAAPRPATKEYGSPAPEPDTAAFGCFALPMLRRKGSKKGAGLASASSFSSSSSSSGGSFRSDGGGLGMRRSASISSASSLPLPPGRRYAAQARAEVDAATGRGWYF, translated from the coding sequence ATGGCAGCAATTGAAGACGACTCGTGCAGGAGGGCGGGCTCGATACCGTTCAAGTGGGAGGTCTGTCCTGGGACGCCGAAGCACACGAGGAGCGCGAGcgccgcggcggcggtggcggcatcGCCTGCCAAGGTGGCGCCCAAGCTGACGCTGACGCCGCCTCCCTCCATGGCGTCCTCGCCATCGCCGTATTACCACCACTCGGCGGCTTCGTCGCCTCGTGTCACCTCCGCGCGCTCGGCGTCGGTGTCACCTTCCCGGCGCCGGCCCTACGCGTATGCCGGCGGTCACCGCCGAGCGCCGCCCACCGCCTTCATCGACGCCGCGCCTCGGCCAGCCACGAAGGAGTACGGCAGCCCCGCGCCTGAGCCAGACACGGCGGCGTTTGGGTGCTTCGCTCTGCCTATGCTCCGGAGGAAAGGCAGCAAGAAAGGCGCCGGCCTCGCGTCCGCGTCCAGCTTCAGCTCCAGCTCCAGCTCGTCGGGAGGCAGCTTCAGGTCGGACGGCGGAGGGCTGGGGATGCGGCGGTCGGCGTCGATCTCATCGGCCTCGTCGTTGCCACTGCCGCCCGGGAGGAGATACGCCGCCCAAGCGAGGGCGGAGGTGGATGCTGCAACTGGCCGTGGCTGGTACTTTTGA